The Gemmatimonas aurantiaca T-27 DNA segment CCATGCGGGCCTCATGCAAGGTGAGTCTCGAGGTGGGCGGAGCCGGATCGATGAGCACCGGCTGTGACGAGGGTGACCTGGGCGAAGAAGGCGAGGCGGCATCCCGTGATCCGTTCTCCAAGACCGATATCAGCGGAATCGCCGGCGCCGGCTTGACGGGATCGCTGCTGGGCCGCTCCGTATTTGTGCAGGCGCGATACAGCCAGGGCTTCTCCTCGATTGCCAAGGAGTCGACGGCCAACGTATCGCCAAAGAACCGGGGCTTTTCAGTGGTGTTCGGCCTCGGGTTCTAATTGCCCCCTCTGGCCACACCCATGCCAATCCCCCGTCCAGCCAGCACCGAATTTGCCCCTTGGGCGCAGACGTATATCGATTCAACTGATTCGATACTGTCTTCTGAAGGATACGATAATGTCGCTACATTACTGGAGCGACAGCCTCAGAAATTGCGGGAACTGCTGACCGGGGCACCGGCCGATATCGGTGGGTTTGCCTATGCTCCCGACAAATGGACGTTGGGCGAATCCCTGCTGCACGTGGCCGACACGGAGCGAGTCTTTGCCTACCGCTTGCTCCGCGTCGCCCGCGCGGACACCACGCCACTCCCCGGTTTCGACCAGGATGCCTGGGTGCCGGAAAGCCGATCCGCGCGGCGACCGCTCGACAGCATTCTGGCGGAACTGGAGTCGGTGCGGGCCGCCACGCTGGCGCTCGTGCATTCACTCGATGCCACGGCGCTGACGCGGGTGGGGGTCGCTTCCAACCATGCGGTCTCGGCCACCGCGCTCATCTGGATGATCACCGGCCATATGGCGCACCATCACGGGATCACTCGCGACCGGTATCTGGCCGCGCGCTGACCAGAGCGCGCGGCAATCCGGGGGCCGTTTCCGAAGCGGACCTTGGCTAGATTTGGGGGCTGCGGCGCGTCGGGATTCGATGGCGAATCTCGCGCGCCCACCCCGAATCGGCCCCACTGTGGGGCCTTTGCCTGATCCCTCCGGAGCGCTTTCGTGTCCGCGTCACCCTCTGCGTCTTCTGCTGGTTTGTCCGTTCCTGCCGCATCGCCCGAGACCGTGCGTCTGGCGATCGACACCGTCCGCACACTGGCCATGGACGCTGTCCAGGCGGCCGAGTCCGGGCACCCCGGCACACCGATGGCGCTGGCGCCGTTGGCGTATGCGCTCTATGCAAAACATCTGCGGCACGATCCGGCCGCACCGGATTGGGCTGACCGTGACCGCTTTGTCTTGTCAGTGGGTCACGCATCGATGCTGCTGTACGGCACGCTGCACCTGGCCGGCTACGATCTCTCGCTCGAAGAGATCAAGCACTTCCGTCAGTGGGACAGCCTGACGCCGGGACACCCCGAAGTGCACCACACCAAGGGTGTGGAAACCACCACCGGTCCGCTCGGACAGGGTGTGGCCAATGCCGTTGGATTTGCCGTCGCGGAAGCACATCTCGCGGCCACGTTCAATCGTGAAGGCCATGCGATCGTCGATCACTACACGTACTTCATCGCCGGCGATGGCTGCCTCATGGAAGGCATCTCGCACGAAGCGGCGAGCTTCGCGGGCCACATGCAGCTCGGCAAGCTGATCGGCTTTTTCGATGACAACGGCATCACGATCGATGGCAGCACGTCACTGACCTGCAGTGATGATGCCGCCAAGCGCTTCGAATCGTATGGCTGGCAGGTGCTGCACATCGCCGACGTGAACGATCTTGCGGCCATCGATGCGGCGATCGCGGAAGCGAAGGCCGACACGCAGCGTCCGTCGATGATCATCACGAAGACGCACATCGGTTTTGGTTCACCGAATCGTCAGGACACCGCCAAGGCTCACGGCGAACCGCTCGGCAAGGACGAAATCACGCTCACCAAGCAGGCGTACGCCTGGCCGGGCACCGAGCCGTTTTTTGTGCCCGATGCCGCGCTCGCACATTGGCGTGAAGCCGCTGCTGCGCGTGGCGCCACACATGCCGACTGGAAGCAGACGTGGAGCGCGTATGAAGCCGCGCACCCGGAACTGGCCACCGAACTCTCGCGTCGTCTCGAGGGCAAGCTGCCCGCATCACTCGATGCGGCGTTCCCCACCTTCGACGCGAAGAGCGGCAATGTGGCCAGCCGCGCGGCGAGTGGTGTGGTGGTGAATGCCATCGCGCCGGTGCTGCCGGAGCTCATCGGCGGCAGCGCCGACCTGTCGGGTTCCAACCTCACGACCGTGAAGGGTGCGCCGCTGTTCTCGGGCGCGAATCCGGCCGGCCGCAATTTCCCGTTCGGCATTCGCGAGCACGCGATGGGCGCGATCATGAACGGTATGGGCCTGCACGGCGGTGTCATTCCGTACGGCGGTACGTTCCTCGTGTTCAGCGACTACATGCGTCCGGCCATTCGCCTGGCCGCGCTGATGGGTGTGCAGGCCATCTACGTGTTCACGCATGATTCGATCGGTCTGGGCGAAGACGGCCCGACGCACCAGCCGGTTGAGCATCTCGCCGCGTTGCGCTGCATTCCGAATCTGCTCGTGCTGCGCCCGGCCGATGCCGACGAAGTGAACGAAGCCTGGCGCACCGCGTTGCATCATCGCAGCGGCCCGTCGGCCATCGTGCTCACGCGTCAGAAGCTGTCGTACTTCGGCGAACCGGCGCGCGCCAGGACCGGTGTGCCGCAGGGTGCATATGTGGTGGCCGATGCCGCCGGTCGCGCACCGAACGTGGTGCTGCTGGCCAGTGGTTCCGAAGTGGAGATCGCCATTGCCGCGCGCGAGAAGCTGTCGGGCGAAGGCATTCATGCACGCGTGGTGAGCTGTGCCAGCCTCGAGCTGTTCGCGCAGCAGCCGGTGGAGTACCGCAATCATGTGCTGCCGGCCGGTGTGCCGCGCGTGGCCGTGGAAGCCGCGCATCCGATGCCGTGGTATCGCTGGGTCGGTGATACCGGTGCCATTGTCGGTATCGAGCGCTTCGGCGCCAGCGCACCGTATCAGGTGCTGTACGAGAAGTTTGGCATCACGGTCGACAACGTGGTGCGTACGGCCAAGTCGGTGCTCTCCTAACAACACGACGTGTAACACACGACGCACAACACGCTCAATGCAAAGCGGGCCCGGGAGATTGTCCCGGGCCCGCTTTGTCATTCACCTCTCAGGCCGTTACTCGCAGCCGGAGACTGCCGTTACGGGCATCGCGCCAAGCCTGTCGCCGGGCAACGCTCCGGATCACGTGCCGGTGCGCTGGACTGACCACCGGGGCCGCCAAAGGTGTAGAGCGGAAGACGCAGCGTCTGCAGCTCACGGCCCGGAATCGGCAGTTGCACCGGTGTGTTCTCTGGCAACGTCTGCCAGCCACGGGCATCGAGGAATGCGATGACACCGTTCACACCCATGCCTTCGATGCCCTTCTCGTAACGCAGAGCATCCCACAGGCTGCCGCAGCCACCGGCTTCCTTGCGCGGTACGCAGCCGGGTTCATTCGGCGGCCCATCGAGCGTGACCGGCGGCAACTGGCCGTTGGCCACACGCGACTTGTTGATGAGCGGCACAGCTTCTGCAGCACGACCCAGTCGGATGAGCGCCTCGGCCTTGAGCAGATCCATCTCTGCCACTGTCATCGCGACCTGCGGGCCGGTCTGCCACGTCACATTGGTACCGGCACGCAGGAAGTAGTAGTGCGACCAGCGATAGCTACCACGGTCGGCGGCAAAGATGTTGTTCAAGTTGTAGCCGGCATACTTGCCCGGCGTGGCCGGTCCCCCCGCGCCCTGAATGCGGCGGTCCTTCGTGCGCATCTGGAACGGCTGACGCGCATCGTTGGCCGTCGCCACCCAGTTCCTCCAGCCATCCGAGGAGTCGGCGGGGCCGATGAGCCAGTAGCTCGGGCGACCGAAGTCGGACGGACGGCCCGCGGTGCGAAGACGTGCCACCAGGCGCTTCCAGTCATCCCACAGGATGTCCGGCTGGGCCGTCGGCGTGTAGTCCGCGATGATGCCAGCGTCCACGCGACGGATCACTTCCGCCCAGTTCACCGCTGCGCGCTCCGCACGCGAGCGCGCGTTGTACACCAGAATGCGTGCCGCATACGAGTTGGCGAAGCGCACGAACTGGTCCTTGGTCATCGCCTGGAACAGCCACGACTCCACCGGGAACGTCATGGTGGGATTCGCGTTGGCGATCGCAATGGCAGAATCGAGCTGCTTGATGGCAAACGGCGCGATGTCCTTGTACTCGGTGAACTGCGGCGTCGTCATCGTATCGAGCTGGGTGAACTCGTCGATGATGGGCCCCTTGTCGAAATAAAAGGCCACGTGACCGTACGACAGGCCCTGCATCAGCTTGCCCATCGCCTTGGCACGCGCGGTGCGCGTCGCGTTCTCGATCACCAGTCCGTTGTTCACGGCGCTGACCACGTCGTTCACCGATGAGATCGTGCGATAGAGCTGGTACCACGGCTGTTCGTTGACCAGTCGGCGCACATTCACCGGGCTGTTGTTCCAGCCGATGCGTGGCTCCGCCGACATTTCGAGCTGACCGAAGTCGGCAAATCCCGACGTGATTTCGCGGGCCATCGTGCTGAACGCCCATGCCGGATAGTCGTCATGGCCAGCCACCGGCCACCACGTACGGAACGACGAGGCCACAAAGGTCTCGGTGGTGAGCGCCTGTGCGGTGGCACGGGCGGCATCAGGCCGATTCGGGTTCACCACATCGAGGTCCTGACAGGACGCTGCGATGAGGGTAAGACCGATTGGCAGTGCGAACTTCTTGAGTGCTGTCATGTGAATGGCTCGTCGGTCAGAAGATGATCTCGACGCTGCCCGTCACCGTGCGATAGCGCGGATAGGCAAAGCTGTCCAGACGATTGAGCACCGATCCGACTTCGGGATCGTAGCCCTTGTACTTGGTGAACGTGAGCATGTTGCGGCCGATGAGCGACAACGACGCCTGGCTGGCGCCGAGGCGCGCGAGGGCGCCGCTGAAGCTGCTCGGCAGGCGATACTTGAGGGAGAGTTCACGAAGCTTCACGTAGCTCGCGTCTTCCACGAAGTAGTCCGTCGGGCTGTTGGCGGCATACAGCGCCACGTAGTAGTCCGTCGGCTTCTTGAGCTCCTCCGGCTTGCCGGCCTGATCGACATCCGCGTGCCGGCCCCACTGATACATGCGCTGGCGCGTCTGGTTGTACACGTCGCCGCCCACCTGCGCGTCCCACAGCATGAACACCTGCAGGTTGCGCCAGCCGATCGTGTTGGAGATACCGAAGCGGAAGTCGGGGTTACCATCACCCATGCGCTTCACCGCAGCGCTGCCGGTGGAATCGACGGCGGTGATGGGCTGACCCCAGCGATAGACGCCGGATCCGATCGTCACCGCGTCCGATGCCCACTTGCCGCTGGTGTAGCTGTTGCCGTTGCCGACGTAGACCAGCAGCCCTTCGTCGTTCACCTGGAATTCGTTCGCACGAGCCTGCGCCGCGGCCGGCAGTTCGCTCGCGTCCTTGATGAAGCGGAAGCCATACATATTGCCGAGCGTTTCGTTGCCGCAACGGAATCCAATCGTTCCCGTGGTGAAGCAGGGGAGATTGAAGTCGGTGATCTTGTTGCGGTTGCGGTCGGCCACGAGGCCGGCACGCCATGTGAAGTTCGGCTTGCGCACGAGCTGCGCCTCAAGCGTGCCTTCCCACGAATTGCCTTCCACCGTGCCCGCGTTCCGCCACTGGTTCGCGTATCCGAAGTAACCGGCCAGCGGTACCAGCAGGAGCTGATCGGTGGTCTTCTGCCGCGCCCGCGAGATCTGCAGCGAGTAGCGGTTCTTGAAGATGGCATCGAAACCGAATTCCGTTTCCTTCGAATATTCCGGCTTGAGGAAGCGGTTACCGAGGTTCGCCTTCACCAGACCGCCACCTTCGGTGAAGTTGTAGGTCTCGTACTGATCGGAGAAGTCAGGACGTCCGCCCGCGGTACCCTGCGAAGCGCGGATCTTGAAGTCGCTGATGAAGCCCTTGAACGGGAACCACGACTCTTCCGACATGCGATACGCCGCGCTGGCGCGGTAGTACCAGTTTTCCTGCTCTTCCGGGCCGAACAGCGAGCTGCCGTCGAGACGGGCCAGACCGTCGATGATCAGCTTGCCACGATAGTCGGTGGCCGCGCTGACAAAGAACGAATTGGTCTTGATGGTTTCGCTGTTGGACGACACGAAACGCACGGTGGCGTTGTTGAGCGCGTTCACACCGGGCGTGGCGAAGATCTCACCGCTGGCGTTGACCGTGTTGTTGGTCTCGCGCTCCATCAGGCCGCGCACCGTGGAGCGCAGCGTGAAGTCGCCGACCTTCTTGAGCAGGTTGGCCGACAGCGACGCGTTGAGCGCGTTGGTGATGCCGTTGAAACGCGAGATTGCGCCGGGGCCGCCATTGGCATAGCCCTCGGTCTTCACACCCTGGTCGAGGAAGAAGTTGTTGTCACGGTCCGAGCGATCGAAGCTCAGGTTGCCGTCCACCGTGAGCCAGGAGCGCGGGGTATACCGGCCCTCGAGGCTGCCCTGGAGGCGAGCACGGTTGCGATTGTTCTTCTCGGTGGAAAGCACATACAGCGGGTTCTCTTCACGGCCTTCGAAGTCGGGCTGGAAGATGTACTTCGTGCCGTCCGGGTCGGGCTGACGCAGGTCGACGTCGGGCGCCTGGTTGATCAGATCGAAGAACACGTCGCCGTACAGATTCTGACGCGTGGACTTGCTGTAGTACGAGCTGACACCGAACTGCAGATCGCTGCGCGGACGGTGATCGAGATTGAAACGGAAGTCGTTCTGGTCGTAGCGGCCGCTGTTGAGCACCACACCGTCTTCGCGCTGGTTCACGTAGGCGAAGAACCAGTTCGTCTTGCCACCGTTCTGCGCAATGTTGAGCGAGTTGCGCATGAAGTTGCCCGGATCGAAGAACCGGTCGACCTGGTCATACGCCGTACCCGGCGCGTACGGACGATCCTGGAATCGCACAGGCAATGGTACACGCTGCTCACGCGGCACGAGCTGGCCGGCGGCATTGGTGTAGTTGCCGTTTGCGTCGGAGTAGTAGTAGTGGTTCTGAGCCCAATCCACCTTCCGCGCCAGCGAGTTCGAACCCCACTCGGAACGCACCGTGAACTTGGTGGTGCCTTCCGCGAGGCTGTTACCACGACGCGTGCGGATCTGAATGACGCCGGCCGAGGCGCGCGAGCCGTACAAGGACGCCGCTGCGGCACCCTTGACCACTTCGACGCTCTCGATGTCCATCGACTGGAGGTCGGCGCTGGCCGCATCGAACGATGCCGACTGGATGACACCGTCCACCACCACCAGCGGTGAGTTGCTCTTGCTGATGGACGTCGGCGTACGGAGCTGAATGTTCGTGCCGCTACCGGCCTGGCCGGTGGGCACCACACTCACGCCGGCGATCTTGCCCTGAATCGTTTCCAGGGCGTTGGTGGCCGGCACGGGGGCGTCTTCTGCCGAGACGCGACCAACGGAGAACGGCACGCGTGTGCCGCTGGTCGGATCGACCACGCCGGTGGTGACCACGGCCTG contains these protein-coding regions:
- a CDS encoding DinB family protein; translation: MPIPRPASTEFAPWAQTYIDSTDSILSSEGYDNVATLLERQPQKLRELLTGAPADIGGFAYAPDKWTLGESLLHVADTERVFAYRLLRVARADTTPLPGFDQDAWVPESRSARRPLDSILAELESVRAATLALVHSLDATALTRVGVASNHAVSATALIWMITGHMAHHHGITRDRYLAAR
- the tkt gene encoding transketolase: MSVPAASPETVRLAIDTVRTLAMDAVQAAESGHPGTPMALAPLAYALYAKHLRHDPAAPDWADRDRFVLSVGHASMLLYGTLHLAGYDLSLEEIKHFRQWDSLTPGHPEVHHTKGVETTTGPLGQGVANAVGFAVAEAHLAATFNREGHAIVDHYTYFIAGDGCLMEGISHEAASFAGHMQLGKLIGFFDDNGITIDGSTSLTCSDDAAKRFESYGWQVLHIADVNDLAAIDAAIAEAKADTQRPSMIITKTHIGFGSPNRQDTAKAHGEPLGKDEITLTKQAYAWPGTEPFFVPDAALAHWREAAAARGATHADWKQTWSAYEAAHPELATELSRRLEGKLPASLDAAFPTFDAKSGNVASRAASGVVVNAIAPVLPELIGGSADLSGSNLTTVKGAPLFSGANPAGRNFPFGIREHAMGAIMNGMGLHGGVIPYGGTFLVFSDYMRPAIRLAALMGVQAIYVFTHDSIGLGEDGPTHQPVEHLAALRCIPNLLVLRPADADEVNEAWRTALHHRSGPSAIVLTRQKLSYFGEPARARTGVPQGAYVVADAAGRAPNVVLLASGSEVEIAIAAREKLSGEGIHARVVSCASLELFAQQPVEYRNHVLPAGVPRVAVEAAHPMPWYRWVGDTGAIVGIERFGASAPYQVLYEKFGITVDNVVRTAKSVLS
- a CDS encoding SusD/RagB family nutrient-binding outer membrane lipoprotein translates to MTALKKFALPIGLTLIAASCQDLDVVNPNRPDAARATAQALTTETFVASSFRTWWPVAGHDDYPAWAFSTMAREITSGFADFGQLEMSAEPRIGWNNSPVNVRRLVNEQPWYQLYRTISSVNDVVSAVNNGLVIENATRTARAKAMGKLMQGLSYGHVAFYFDKGPIIDEFTQLDTMTTPQFTEYKDIAPFAIKQLDSAIAIANANPTMTFPVESWLFQAMTKDQFVRFANSYAARILVYNARSRAERAAVNWAEVIRRVDAGIIADYTPTAQPDILWDDWKRLVARLRTAGRPSDFGRPSYWLIGPADSSDGWRNWVATANDARQPFQMRTKDRRIQGAGGPATPGKYAGYNLNNIFAADRGSYRWSHYYFLRAGTNVTWQTGPQVAMTVAEMDLLKAEALIRLGRAAEAVPLINKSRVANGQLPPVTLDGPPNEPGCVPRKEAGGCGSLWDALRYEKGIEGMGVNGVIAFLDARGWQTLPENTPVQLPIPGRELQTLRLPLYTFGGPGGQSSAPARDPERCPATGLARCP
- a CDS encoding SusC/RagA family TonB-linked outer membrane protein; the protein is MVSRSAVARVLTALLFGALCGTTAPLSAQGAAGRVVGTVSDSATGQPLQSVQLFLARGTTRLEARTNADGRYTFVNVPAGSYGLEAIRLGYRRLVRSGITVGTEQLTLDLTMNAAALNLQAVVTTGVVDPTSGTRVPFSVGRVSAEDAPVPATNALETIQGKIAGVSVVPTGQAGSGTNIQLRTPTSISKSNSPLVVVDGVIQSASFDAASADLQSMDIESVEVVKGAAAASLYGSRASAGVIQIRTRRGNSLAEGTTKFTVRSEWGSNSLARKVDWAQNHYYYSDANGNYTNAAGQLVPREQRVPLPVRFQDRPYAPGTAYDQVDRFFDPGNFMRNSLNIAQNGGKTNWFFAYVNQREDGVVLNSGRYDQNDFRFNLDHRPRSDLQFGVSSYYSKSTRQNLYGDVFFDLINQAPDVDLRQPDPDGTKYIFQPDFEGREENPLYVLSTEKNNRNRARLQGSLEGRYTPRSWLTVDGNLSFDRSDRDNNFFLDQGVKTEGYANGGPGAISRFNGITNALNASLSANLLKKVGDFTLRSTVRGLMERETNNTVNASGEIFATPGVNALNNATVRFVSSNSETIKTNSFFVSAATDYRGKLIIDGLARLDGSSLFGPEEQENWYYRASAAYRMSEESWFPFKGFISDFKIRASQGTAGGRPDFSDQYETYNFTEGGGLVKANLGNRFLKPEYSKETEFGFDAIFKNRYSLQISRARQKTTDQLLLVPLAGYFGYANQWRNAGTVEGNSWEGTLEAQLVRKPNFTWRAGLVADRNRNKITDFNLPCFTTGTIGFRCGNETLGNMYGFRFIKDASELPAAAQARANEFQVNDEGLLVYVGNGNSYTSGKWASDAVTIGSGVYRWGQPITAVDSTGSAAVKRMGDGNPDFRFGISNTIGWRNLQVFMLWDAQVGGDVYNQTRQRMYQWGRHADVDQAGKPEELKKPTDYYVALYAANSPTDYFVEDASYVKLRELSLKYRLPSSFSGALARLGASQASLSLIGRNMLTFTKYKGYDPEVGSVLNRLDSFAYPRYRTVTGSVEIIF